Proteins found in one Alicyclobacillus cycloheptanicus genomic segment:
- a CDS encoding acyl-CoA dehydrogenase family protein: MIEFKLTPAQKQVKELTHWFAENEMRPISLLSDKLGKVPDEWLAKVNKMGITLSTGGIGGGGGGASSKKEDKDVDPEVKRQTNRTTVIASEEVGWGDPAIALSLPGPGLGGPPVVNSGTPEQKERFLGIFTKDEPRWGAYALTEPEAGSDVSNIRTTATKVDGGYILNGTKIFITNGGRASWVVAFATVDRNAGRAGHRAFVVEKGTPGFRCSRLAHKMGMRANETAELVFEDCFVPDENLLGGEAYYAQRASGKSGFQVAMATFDNTRPVVAAMATGIAQAAYDYTLDFVKKEYPKSGRLYQIACEKLADMRQSIHAGRLLVWEAAWKADIGQPNSKEAAICKAYAGKNALKVCETCLELMGPIGLDGHLVEKLYRDVKVYDIFEGTNQVQHLIVARRLYDAYDLRI; this comes from the coding sequence GTGATCGAATTCAAACTCACGCCCGCACAAAAGCAAGTGAAAGAGTTGACGCACTGGTTTGCGGAAAACGAGATGCGGCCCATCTCGCTGTTGTCCGACAAGCTCGGGAAAGTGCCCGATGAGTGGCTGGCCAAAGTCAACAAGATGGGCATCACGCTCAGCACGGGAGGCATCGGCGGCGGTGGCGGAGGCGCCTCGAGCAAGAAGGAAGACAAGGACGTCGACCCGGAAGTGAAGCGGCAGACGAACCGCACCACGGTGATTGCTTCGGAAGAAGTGGGCTGGGGTGACCCTGCCATCGCACTGAGCCTCCCGGGGCCTGGCCTCGGCGGACCGCCTGTGGTAAACAGCGGAACACCCGAGCAGAAGGAACGCTTCCTCGGCATCTTCACGAAGGATGAGCCGCGCTGGGGGGCATACGCGCTGACCGAGCCAGAGGCGGGATCGGACGTGTCGAACATCCGCACGACAGCCACCAAGGTAGACGGTGGGTACATCCTCAACGGGACAAAGATTTTCATCACGAACGGGGGGCGCGCGTCCTGGGTCGTCGCGTTCGCCACGGTCGACCGCAATGCAGGCCGCGCCGGCCACCGCGCCTTCGTGGTGGAGAAGGGAACGCCAGGGTTCCGCTGCAGCCGCCTCGCGCACAAGATGGGCATGCGCGCCAATGAGACGGCAGAACTCGTGTTCGAGGACTGCTTCGTCCCGGACGAAAACCTGCTCGGCGGCGAAGCGTACTACGCACAGCGGGCCTCGGGAAAAAGCGGATTCCAAGTCGCAATGGCCACCTTCGACAACACGCGGCCGGTCGTGGCGGCGATGGCAACCGGGATCGCCCAAGCGGCCTACGATTACACGCTCGACTTCGTGAAAAAGGAATACCCGAAATCGGGCCGGCTCTATCAAATCGCCTGCGAAAAACTCGCGGACATGAGACAGTCGATTCATGCAGGACGCCTCTTGGTCTGGGAAGCCGCGTGGAAGGCCGACATCGGGCAGCCGAACTCGAAGGAAGCCGCCATCTGTAAGGCGTACGCTGGCAAGAACGCGCTCAAAGTGTGCGAGACCTGCCTCGAACTGATGGGGCCCATCGGGCTCGACGGCCACTTGGTTGAGAAGCTGTACCGCGACGTGAAGGTGTACGACATCTTCGAAGGCACCAACCAGGTGCAGCACCTGATCGTCGCGCGCCGCCTGTACGATGCGTACGACCTGCGCATCTGA
- a CDS encoding acyl-CoA dehydrogenase family protein — MISFRPTEEEKQFADVAKEFAEEIRTAARDCEAAGSASEALCQKAEALGFTAMELPETADGLELPLASQAQILEALTFGDLSVVQGLPGPNDADSLIRTADQAGLADQAAALAGGRSAFIDTLLGEQLRLEQLKLTSAGDSYKLSGVSRPVRGAKTAQRLFVAAADENGQTVVLTLTGDGSSAPWQVQEGDVRLGLLSAGVARIAFEDAAVPASAVVAKGEPADTWLKWARARVQVLQAARCVGLMQAAVEYTTMYTAGRKAFGQEIAKFQGVSFTVADMAIETAAARNLTWFAAVQLDDGEAEGVASAKLACARAHRSLRFVTDNAVQMLGGHGFVQEYPVEKWMRDGEAQAVLYGRETERLIEFGEELLGKGGAAS, encoded by the coding sequence TTGATTTCCTTTCGACCGACTGAAGAAGAGAAGCAGTTTGCGGATGTAGCCAAGGAGTTCGCCGAGGAGATTCGCACCGCGGCCCGCGATTGTGAAGCGGCGGGCAGCGCCTCCGAGGCCTTGTGTCAAAAGGCGGAAGCACTCGGATTCACGGCGATGGAACTGCCGGAGACAGCCGACGGGCTGGAGCTGCCGCTGGCATCACAAGCGCAGATTCTGGAAGCGCTCACCTTTGGCGACCTCAGTGTCGTGCAGGGGCTTCCAGGTCCGAACGACGCGGACTCGCTGATCCGCACGGCGGATCAGGCGGGGCTGGCGGACCAGGCTGCGGCGCTGGCGGGTGGACGGAGCGCGTTCATCGACACGCTGCTGGGCGAACAGCTGCGGCTCGAGCAGTTGAAGCTCACGTCCGCGGGCGACAGTTACAAGTTGTCCGGTGTCTCCCGTCCCGTGCGCGGCGCGAAGACCGCGCAGCGCTTGTTCGTGGCCGCGGCCGATGAAAACGGACAAACCGTCGTACTGACGCTGACAGGAGACGGCAGCAGCGCCCCATGGCAGGTGCAGGAAGGCGATGTGCGCCTTGGCCTGTTGTCTGCCGGCGTGGCACGGATCGCGTTCGAAGACGCGGCGGTGCCGGCGAGTGCTGTGGTGGCCAAGGGAGAACCGGCAGATACCTGGCTCAAATGGGCGCGCGCGCGCGTGCAGGTGCTGCAGGCGGCGCGGTGCGTCGGGTTGATGCAGGCCGCGGTGGAGTACACGACCATGTACACCGCCGGCCGCAAGGCGTTCGGCCAGGAGATCGCCAAATTTCAGGGCGTCAGCTTCACAGTGGCGGACATGGCCATCGAGACTGCCGCGGCCCGCAACCTCACCTGGTTCGCCGCGGTTCAGTTGGACGACGGCGAAGCGGAGGGCGTGGCGTCCGCGAAACTCGCCTGTGCCAGGGCGCACCGTTCGCTGCGATTTGTGACCGACAACGCCGTGCAGATGCTGGGCGGGCACGGATTCGTCCAGGAGTATCCAGTCGAAAAGTGGATGCGTGACGGCGAAGCCCAGGCGGTGCTGTACGGCCGGGAGACGGAACGGTTGATTGAATTCGGCGAGGAACTGCTCGGGAAGGGAGGGGCTGCATCGTGA
- a CDS encoding class I adenylate-forming enzyme family protein produces the protein MNLAELAQENLRMFGSYTNLIYEGRAYTNVECDEASSKLAHLLHQLGIGHGDRVIVTMQNRPEVLWSYTGIAKAGAVTVPVMPLLQAQEVKYIVQDSEPKAIITASLLLSKVQEAVKDFPKPPAIICVDAQGDDSLEARFKDFPATPPDVQIHDDDPCVILYTSGTTGRPKGVILTHRNLYSNAKAAALLANEFAAASTLERTGLIVLPLSHAFGFTMLQSAYLTGERSVLLPYFDPKLVFEAIEKYQVTHFTGVPAMFHALLNHPDADQYDLSSLTICISGSAPLPTTTIQAFAEKFNCPIFEGYGLSEAAPVVTAPRLNDPVKIGSVGRPLPGVEVRVVDENDQPLPPGEVGELVVRGPNITKGYHNLPDETSKVLKNGWLYTGDMARIDEDGYVFIVDRKKDVIIRGGFNIYPRDLEELLLQHPAVAEAAVIGIPSEAMGEEVMAYVVKRPKAEVTEAELIAYCQERLAKYKTPRYIKIVGHMPKNLIGKIDKKALRAQAEKEVTQA, from the coding sequence GTGAATCTAGCGGAACTGGCGCAAGAAAATCTCCGAATGTTCGGGTCGTACACCAACTTGATTTATGAAGGCCGGGCGTACACGAACGTCGAGTGCGATGAAGCGTCCTCGAAGCTGGCACACTTGCTGCATCAACTCGGCATTGGTCATGGCGATCGCGTCATTGTCACGATGCAGAACCGCCCCGAGGTGCTCTGGTCGTACACGGGCATCGCGAAGGCTGGCGCGGTGACCGTACCGGTCATGCCGCTGCTGCAGGCGCAGGAAGTGAAATACATCGTGCAGGACAGCGAGCCAAAAGCCATCATCACGGCCAGCCTCCTGCTGTCCAAGGTGCAGGAAGCGGTGAAGGATTTCCCGAAGCCGCCCGCCATCATTTGCGTGGACGCACAAGGGGACGACAGCCTGGAAGCACGCTTCAAGGACTTTCCAGCCACACCGCCGGACGTCCAAATTCATGACGATGACCCTTGCGTGATTCTGTATACTTCAGGCACCACCGGCCGCCCGAAGGGTGTCATCCTGACCCACCGCAACCTGTACTCCAATGCCAAGGCCGCCGCTCTACTCGCGAATGAGTTCGCTGCGGCGTCGACGCTCGAGCGCACCGGTCTCATCGTCTTGCCGCTCTCCCACGCGTTCGGATTCACCATGCTGCAGAGCGCCTATCTGACGGGAGAACGAAGCGTGCTGTTGCCGTACTTCGACCCCAAGCTCGTGTTTGAAGCCATCGAGAAGTATCAAGTCACCCACTTCACCGGTGTTCCGGCCATGTTCCACGCCTTGTTGAACCATCCGGACGCGGACCAGTACGACCTCTCTTCCCTGACGATTTGCATCTCCGGCTCGGCGCCGCTGCCGACCACCACCATCCAGGCGTTTGCCGAAAAGTTCAACTGCCCGATTTTTGAAGGGTATGGATTGTCAGAGGCGGCACCCGTCGTGACCGCGCCGCGGTTGAATGACCCGGTAAAAATCGGATCGGTCGGCCGTCCCCTTCCGGGCGTCGAGGTTCGCGTGGTGGACGAAAACGACCAGCCTCTGCCCCCCGGCGAAGTTGGCGAACTGGTCGTTCGCGGCCCCAACATCACCAAGGGATACCACAACCTGCCCGACGAAACGTCCAAGGTGCTGAAAAACGGCTGGCTGTACACCGGAGACATGGCCCGCATCGACGAGGACGGCTACGTGTTCATCGTCGACCGAAAAAAGGACGTCATCATCCGCGGCGGGTTCAACATCTACCCGCGTGATTTGGAGGAACTGCTGCTCCAGCATCCAGCCGTGGCGGAGGCGGCAGTCATCGGGATCCCGTCGGAAGCCATGGGTGAAGAGGTGATGGCGTACGTGGTCAAGCGTCCGAAAGCGGAGGTCACTGAGGCGGAATTGATTGCCTACTGCCAGGAACGCCTGGCCAAGTACAAGACGCCCCGCTATATCAAGATTGTCGGCCACATGCCGAAGAATCTGATTGGCAAAATTGACAAAAAGGCGCTGCGCGCGCAGGCAGAAAAGGAAGTGACCCAAGCTTGA
- a CDS encoding SCP2 sterol-binding domain-containing protein → MPTTKEIFEQIDQALKADPSRVDGFDCVYQFNLSGDDPGTYQVILKPGQVGAVEGEQEPAQCTIEMDSADYKEMIAGNLNGTQAFMSGKLRVNGDIGLAMRLESVLSAYNG, encoded by the coding sequence ATGCCAACAACGAAGGAAATTTTCGAGCAGATCGATCAAGCTTTGAAAGCAGACCCGTCCCGTGTCGATGGCTTTGACTGCGTCTATCAGTTCAACCTGAGCGGCGATGACCCGGGTACATACCAGGTGATTCTGAAACCGGGCCAGGTCGGCGCAGTCGAAGGAGAACAGGAACCAGCCCAGTGTACCATCGAAATGGACTCGGCGGACTACAAGGAGATGATTGCCGGCAACCTGAACGGCACCCAAGCCTTCATGAGCGGCAAACTCCGCGTCAACGGCGACATCGGCCTGGCCATGCGCCTTGAGTCCGTGCTCAGCGCGTATAACGGGTAA
- a CDS encoding TetR/AcrR family transcriptional regulator, protein MRTGSEVTTLDGTRRDSIVEAARKSLSLFGYKGTTMDQIARMANVSKGSIYTFFTSKEELFDLIVQETVDEMESVLQASVTADKPVFLSLHQTLSQVLQFRQEHELLAKLYHEMRELGTAAANDAVQRVEERILSFIERLIREAVDRGQMKPCDPRITAFLFMKFYIALVVEWSERNPPLDNETISKLFQFYFVKGLA, encoded by the coding sequence ATGCGCACAGGAAGCGAGGTCACGACCTTGGACGGCACACGCAGGGATTCCATCGTGGAGGCAGCTCGCAAATCACTGTCCCTGTTCGGCTATAAAGGCACGACAATGGACCAAATCGCCAGAATGGCCAATGTCTCCAAGGGGTCCATCTATACATTTTTCACGAGCAAAGAGGAATTGTTTGACCTTATCGTCCAGGAAACGGTGGACGAAATGGAGTCCGTCCTGCAGGCATCCGTTACGGCTGACAAGCCGGTGTTCCTGAGTCTTCATCAGACATTGTCGCAGGTACTGCAGTTTCGCCAAGAACATGAACTGCTGGCGAAACTCTACCACGAAATGCGCGAACTCGGGACCGCCGCGGCCAACGATGCCGTCCAGCGCGTGGAGGAGCGCATTCTCTCCTTCATTGAGCGGCTGATTCGCGAAGCCGTTGACCGCGGACAGATGAAGCCCTGTGACCCGCGCATCACGGCGTTTTTGTTCATGAAGTTTTACATTGCGCTGGTGGTCGAGTGGAGCGAGCGCAACCCGCCGCTGGACAACGAAACCATCTCCAAGCTCTTTCAATTCTATTTCGTCAAAGGACTGGCTTGA
- a CDS encoding alpha/beta hydrolase, translating into MDEPVLTYPVVKIQYEELDSFPLKYDEPFVLAVHWNGVPFEFLIRLRQTQHLIVLGSGAMEKPEPLPYFQRHSWMNEFEDSVIYYNDPTLYLADLPVGWGQGTIDRFYLEDIATLLDKLIAKANISRDHVLFYGSSAGGFMGLMLAGYLRGSTALVNSPQTSLTKWLDVPVRNVFRVSYPGYTFRQASVLHGERINVMKFYKKIKYVPKIYYLQNAACELDMSDHLIPFLSELAFMEPGSTVNPVIVDLYYDPQPGPASFPRIGGHGAVGKLETIDYIRRVRP; encoded by the coding sequence GTGGATGAACCCGTACTGACGTATCCAGTTGTCAAGATTCAATATGAGGAGTTGGATTCCTTTCCTCTAAAATACGATGAGCCATTCGTGCTTGCGGTGCACTGGAATGGCGTACCCTTCGAGTTTCTGATTCGCTTGCGCCAAACCCAGCATCTCATCGTGCTTGGTTCCGGCGCGATGGAGAAGCCGGAGCCGCTGCCGTACTTTCAACGGCATTCCTGGATGAATGAGTTTGAAGACTCGGTCATTTACTACAACGATCCGACGCTCTATCTGGCCGACCTGCCCGTGGGCTGGGGTCAGGGCACCATCGATCGTTTCTACCTCGAAGACATTGCCACCCTGCTCGACAAACTGATTGCGAAAGCAAATATCAGCCGCGACCATGTCCTGTTCTATGGATCTTCGGCCGGCGGTTTTATGGGTCTCATGCTGGCAGGGTACCTTCGCGGATCGACTGCGCTGGTCAATTCCCCGCAGACGTCCCTGACGAAGTGGCTCGATGTGCCGGTCCGCAACGTCTTTCGCGTCTCCTACCCGGGCTACACCTTCCGTCAGGCCTCGGTCTTGCACGGCGAGCGCATCAACGTCATGAAGTTCTACAAAAAAATCAAGTATGTCCCGAAAATCTATTACCTGCAAAACGCAGCGTGCGAGTTGGACATGTCCGACCACCTCATTCCGTTTCTATCTGAGTTGGCCTTTATGGAGCCAGGGTCCACGGTCAACCCAGTCATCGTCGACCTGTACTACGACCCGCAGCCCGGCCCCGCTTCCTTTCCGCGGATTGGCGGCCACGGCGCGGTCGGCAAGCTTGAAACGATTGACTACATTCGCCGCGTGCGGCCGTGA
- a CDS encoding FAD-binding oxidoreductase, translated as MSSVDQTSPDQTSPAQTAAAFARDLSRLLRPDQVSTGQSVLEQHSHDESYHRPVLPDVVVFPESTEDVVKVVNFAQEHQIPVVPYAVGSSLEGHAIPVKHGISLDMMRMNRVLEIRPEDFLVRVQPGVTREEVNAALKKYGLFFPVDPGANASLGGMAATNASGTTTVRYGAMKDNVRALQVVLPDGQVIQTGSLAAKTSSGYNLTGLFVGSEGTLGVITELWLKVYGIPEKILAARVTFPDVESTVRASTAMIGTGIGVARLEFVDPLVMAAVNSYKHTAFPEEPTLFLEFHGSEQGVQEDVALAQEIAQEEGGRDFVFETDEHARNVLWEARHSAAWAFKAHYPGTEHMSTDVCVPLSKLPEAVAHAKRVIAEEGAIGGVVGHVGDGNFHCSIAVNPNDEAELAKVYRVNERVVEHALSLGGTCTGEHGVGLGKRKYQAKEHGPALAVMQAIKRTIDPLDLMNPGKLVDGL; from the coding sequence ATGAGCTCTGTTGACCAAACCTCTCCTGACCAGACCTCTCCTGCCCAAACCGCTGCTGCATTCGCGCGGGACCTGTCCCGGCTTCTCCGGCCCGATCAAGTCTCCACGGGCCAATCGGTGCTCGAACAACACAGCCACGACGAATCGTATCACCGTCCGGTGCTGCCGGATGTCGTTGTTTTCCCGGAATCGACGGAAGACGTTGTCAAGGTGGTGAACTTCGCGCAGGAACACCAGATTCCTGTCGTTCCGTATGCCGTCGGCAGCAGCCTGGAGGGCCACGCCATCCCAGTGAAGCACGGCATCAGCCTGGACATGATGCGGATGAACCGGGTGCTGGAGATTCGCCCGGAGGACTTCCTCGTTCGCGTCCAGCCCGGCGTCACGCGTGAAGAGGTCAACGCCGCGCTGAAGAAGTACGGTCTGTTCTTCCCGGTCGATCCCGGTGCCAACGCCTCCCTTGGCGGCATGGCCGCGACCAACGCCAGCGGCACTACCACCGTCCGTTACGGCGCGATGAAAGACAACGTGCGCGCACTGCAGGTCGTGCTGCCGGACGGCCAGGTGATCCAAACGGGATCACTCGCCGCGAAGACCTCCTCCGGCTATAACCTCACGGGACTCTTCGTCGGGTCCGAAGGTACGCTCGGCGTGATCACCGAGTTGTGGCTGAAGGTGTACGGCATCCCCGAGAAAATCCTCGCCGCCCGCGTCACATTCCCGGATGTCGAAAGCACGGTGCGCGCATCGACCGCGATGATTGGCACAGGCATTGGCGTCGCGCGGCTTGAATTTGTCGATCCGCTGGTGATGGCGGCGGTCAACAGTTACAAACATACCGCATTCCCGGAGGAACCCACGCTGTTCCTCGAGTTCCATGGAAGCGAGCAAGGTGTGCAGGAGGATGTGGCGCTGGCCCAGGAAATCGCGCAGGAAGAAGGCGGGCGTGATTTCGTGTTCGAAACCGACGAGCATGCGCGCAACGTGCTGTGGGAAGCGCGGCACAGCGCAGCATGGGCGTTCAAAGCCCACTACCCAGGCACCGAGCACATGTCAACGGACGTCTGCGTTCCGCTGTCGAAGCTGCCGGAAGCCGTGGCGCACGCGAAACGAGTCATCGCGGAGGAAGGTGCGATCGGCGGCGTCGTCGGGCACGTGGGAGACGGCAACTTTCACTGCAGCATCGCGGTCAACCCGAATGACGAGGCGGAGCTGGCCAAGGTCTATCGCGTCAACGAGCGCGTGGTCGAACACGCACTGTCGCTGGGCGGGACCTGCACCGGCGAACACGGCGTGGGCCTCGGCAAACGCAAGTACCAGGCGAAGGAGCACGGCCCTGCCCTTGCCGTGATGCAAGCCATCAAGCGGACAATCGATCCGCTGGACCTGATGAACCCTGGCAAACTGGTCGACGGCCTGTAA
- a CDS encoding class I SAM-dependent methyltransferase, with protein sequence MDPHRNDGNAFIDRPTDRSTDRPTAPLIDHPFDESHIGQTELFDNYRMDLRTPNAADLDQFIDDDIVKDWATLTWKDVGKPFRVVNYAEGKRRWEERNGDTLPVHTSWEMFNRSFHELFMKNVPQERAEAKRKLLRNVSSLHWNQAAKVLGELEELTIWNMAHRTEDAIWDPRGKRALFRGLDVDKPRILFLGAADGYEAMQLYSMYPGGEVVLVDYDDFCRTDRFGKFPVHYPFLGVNPSTGAPKVWYREQMNISFLVDDIRNLDFGPEFDIVVSVGLIEHFPEEYKPEAIDWHRKFLKPGGYAILTTPRLQWRSRLFYHVLAEWMNYTYRELMTVQQMGLYLYENGFDILRHGTIKAHNGIIAKVR encoded by the coding sequence GTGGATCCGCACCGAAATGACGGGAATGCCTTCATCGACCGCCCAACGGACCGTTCAACCGACCGCCCAACAGCCCCCCTGATCGATCACCCGTTTGACGAGTCGCACATCGGCCAGACGGAACTGTTTGACAACTATCGGATGGACCTTCGGACGCCGAATGCTGCTGATTTGGACCAATTCATCGACGACGACATCGTCAAGGATTGGGCGACGTTGACGTGGAAGGACGTGGGCAAGCCGTTTCGGGTGGTGAACTATGCAGAAGGCAAGCGGCGCTGGGAAGAGCGTAACGGTGACACGTTGCCAGTGCATACGTCGTGGGAGATGTTCAATCGTTCGTTTCATGAGTTGTTCATGAAGAATGTGCCGCAGGAGCGCGCCGAGGCGAAGCGTAAATTGCTTCGGAACGTGTCGTCGCTGCATTGGAACCAGGCCGCGAAAGTGCTTGGGGAGTTGGAAGAGCTGACGATTTGGAATATGGCGCACCGGACCGAGGACGCCATTTGGGATCCGCGCGGGAAACGGGCCTTGTTCCGCGGCCTCGACGTTGACAAGCCGCGCATTCTGTTCCTTGGCGCGGCAGACGGCTACGAAGCGATGCAGCTGTACTCCATGTATCCCGGCGGAGAAGTGGTTCTGGTCGACTATGACGACTTCTGCCGAACGGACCGCTTCGGCAAATTCCCGGTGCATTATCCGTTCCTCGGGGTGAATCCGTCCACTGGCGCACCTAAAGTCTGGTATCGCGAGCAAATGAATATTTCCTTCCTCGTAGATGACATCCGCAACCTCGATTTTGGCCCTGAGTTCGACATCGTGGTCAGCGTGGGCCTGATTGAGCACTTTCCAGAGGAATACAAGCCGGAGGCCATCGACTGGCACCGTAAATTCCTCAAACCTGGCGGATACGCGATTTTGACGACGCCGCGTTTGCAATGGCGATCCCGCCTGTTTTACCACGTCCTCGCGGAGTGGATGAACTATACCTACCGTGAGCTGATGACGGTGCAGCAGATGGGACTCTACCTGTACGAAAACGGCTTTGACATCTTGCGTCACGGGACCATCAAGGCGCACAACGGGATCATCGCGAAAGTCCGTTAA
- a CDS encoding NADPH:quinone oxidoreductase family protein: MKAWVVHELGDPQQALQLDEVETPTPGPGEVLVQVEAAAANFFDILLCQGKYQERPPLPFTPGAEVAGAVIAVGEGAACSVGQRVMAMPKLPRGGFCEVVSVPASAVYPIPDELPWTQAAGMYITYQTAYYALHHCAKLQPGEVLLVHAGAGGVGSAAIQLGKAAGARVIATAGGPEKLQVCRDVGADVTIDYRTENFADIVKEETRGRGADVIFDPVGGDVFDRSRKCIAFGGRLLVIGFAGGRIADAPTNHILLKNYAVVGVHWGLYNKLMPQGVHEIHQQLMQLYLDGKVKPLIYQEFPLVDLPQALELLGTRKTWGKVILRP, translated from the coding sequence ATGAAAGCATGGGTCGTGCATGAACTGGGAGATCCGCAGCAAGCCTTGCAATTGGATGAAGTGGAAACGCCGACGCCGGGGCCCGGCGAGGTCCTCGTTCAGGTGGAGGCTGCGGCGGCGAATTTCTTCGACATCCTGCTGTGTCAGGGAAAATATCAGGAGCGGCCGCCCCTGCCGTTTACGCCGGGGGCAGAGGTGGCGGGGGCGGTCATCGCGGTTGGCGAGGGTGCGGCTTGTTCCGTCGGTCAGCGCGTGATGGCCATGCCGAAGCTGCCGAGGGGAGGCTTTTGCGAGGTGGTGTCGGTGCCTGCGTCCGCGGTGTACCCCATCCCAGACGAACTCCCGTGGACGCAGGCGGCTGGGATGTACATTACATACCAAACGGCGTACTACGCACTGCATCATTGCGCGAAGCTGCAGCCGGGCGAAGTCCTGCTCGTTCACGCCGGCGCGGGGGGCGTTGGCTCGGCAGCGATTCAGCTGGGCAAAGCCGCGGGGGCGCGCGTCATCGCGACGGCGGGCGGGCCCGAAAAGCTCCAGGTCTGCCGCGACGTTGGTGCGGACGTGACGATTGACTACCGCACGGAAAACTTCGCGGACATCGTCAAGGAGGAGACAAGGGGCCGGGGTGCGGACGTGATTTTTGATCCGGTTGGCGGCGACGTGTTCGACCGCTCCCGCAAGTGTATCGCCTTCGGCGGCAGGCTGCTGGTTATCGGATTTGCGGGCGGGCGCATTGCGGACGCCCCCACGAACCACATCCTGCTCAAGAATTATGCGGTGGTTGGCGTGCACTGGGGCCTGTACAACAAACTCATGCCACAGGGCGTCCACGAGATTCACCAGCAGTTGATGCAACTGTACTTGGACGGGAAGGTCAAACCCCTCATTTATCAGGAGTTTCCGCTCGTCGACCTGCCGCAGGCACTGGAATTGCTGGGGACGAGGAAGACGTGGGGCAAGGTCATTTTGCGGCCGTGA